A single genomic interval of Flavobacterium sp. N2820 harbors:
- a CDS encoding DNA methyltransferase, whose amino-acid sequence MIEPISLAYNLDCIIGMKQYPDLYFDYAIVDIEYCIGASKPTLKPKFVRQSNGSKISIKQNNYKHSDWDFKKSSEEYFKELFRISKNQIIFGGNYYGLEGGYLVWDKLNGATDQFGCELAWLSFTKRTDIVYYLWSGMMQGIYCGKDVRKALIQQGNKQLNEKRIHETQKPIKIYDWILNEYVEPGSKVIDTHLGSGSNRISNYWFGNEFHSFEIDKEKFDAQEKRFQIEISQKRFF is encoded by the coding sequence ATGATTGAACCTATATCATTGGCGTATAATTTAGATTGTATTATAGGAATGAAACAATATCCTGATTTATATTTTGATTATGCTATAGTAGATATTGAGTATTGTATTGGAGCATCAAAACCAACACTTAAACCAAAATTTGTTAGACAAAGTAATGGTTCAAAAATTTCAATTAAGCAAAACAATTACAAACATTCCGATTGGGATTTTAAAAAATCATCTGAAGAGTATTTTAAAGAACTTTTCAGAATAAGTAAAAACCAAATTATTTTCGGAGGAAACTATTATGGACTTGAGGGCGGTTATTTGGTTTGGGACAAATTGAATGGTGCAACTGATCAATTTGGTTGTGAATTAGCATGGTTATCATTTACAAAAAGGACTGATATTGTTTATTATTTATGGTCTGGAATGATGCAAGGTATTTATTGCGGTAAAGATGTTAGAAAAGCATTAATACAACAAGGAAATAAACAACTAAATGAAAAACGAATACATGAAACACAAAAGCCAATAAAAATTTATGATTGGATTTTGAATGAATATGTTGAACCAGGTTCAAAAGTCATAGATACACATTTAGGTTCTGGAAGCAATAGAATTTCAAATTATTGGTTTGGGAATGAATTCCATTCATTTGAAATTGATAAAGAAAAATTTGATGCTCAAGAAAAAAGATTTCAGATAGAAATAAGTCAAAAAAGATTTTTTTAA
- a CDS encoding DNA cytosine methyltransferase has protein sequence MNIYYIDLFCGAGGTSSGIHLASENTKVLACVNHDANAIKSHFENHPKAYHFTEDIRDFEVVLKLKKLVQEIRKNEPDCMINIWASLECTNFSKAKGGQARDADSRTLAEHMFMYLEQLEPDYFFVENVREFMCWGPLCENGKPLSRTEGKDYVKWIEKVKSFGFKYDAKLLNSANYGAYQSRERLFIQFAKHGLPIAFPEQTHTKDKIESPLFPMEKWKPVREVLDLQDEGVSIFERKKPLSENTLKRIHAGLLKFVANGEPVFTKRYNGGKIKPEQKVNSIEKPMGTICTNGTHALVKSVFIKKYYSGRPEGKVISVDEPAGTVTTVGGQAIVTASHLSTYYGNFGLHSIDAPAPTITTKDRITKVDVNFIDQQYGTGVAASIEKPIGTLTTVPKFNLVKAQQYIFNPAWGGNNGSIDAPCCTVVARQDKAPLYLVSTELGQITIPVYESDSETMIKIKEFMVLNGVIDIKMRMLNIPELKQIQGFPKDYKLIGTQTEQKKFIGNAVEVNQAKALIQANYNALLNYKLLKSA, from the coding sequence ATGAATATTTACTATATCGATTTATTTTGCGGTGCAGGCGGCACTTCTTCGGGCATACATTTAGCCAGTGAAAACACAAAAGTTTTAGCTTGTGTTAATCATGATGCAAATGCCATAAAATCGCACTTTGAAAACCACCCAAAAGCATACCATTTTACCGAAGATATCCGAGATTTTGAAGTAGTACTAAAACTTAAAAAATTAGTTCAGGAAATCCGCAAAAATGAACCTGATTGTATGATCAATATTTGGGCGAGTTTAGAATGTACTAATTTTTCAAAAGCAAAAGGCGGTCAAGCAAGAGATGCCGACAGCCGAACGTTAGCCGAACATATGTTCATGTATTTAGAACAATTAGAACCTGATTACTTTTTTGTAGAGAATGTTCGTGAGTTTATGTGTTGGGGGCCTTTGTGCGAAAACGGCAAACCACTTTCAAGAACTGAGGGTAAAGATTACGTAAAATGGATTGAAAAAGTTAAATCTTTCGGTTTTAAATACGATGCTAAACTATTAAATTCGGCAAACTATGGAGCCTACCAAAGTCGTGAGCGTTTATTTATCCAGTTTGCAAAGCACGGTTTACCAATTGCGTTTCCAGAACAAACACATACAAAAGATAAAATTGAAAGTCCGTTGTTTCCAATGGAAAAATGGAAACCAGTTCGCGAAGTTTTAGACTTACAAGATGAGGGCGTTAGTATTTTTGAACGTAAAAAACCACTTTCGGAAAATACATTAAAACGCATTCATGCCGGACTTTTAAAATTTGTTGCAAATGGAGAGCCAGTTTTTACCAAACGTTACAACGGTGGAAAAATAAAACCCGAACAAAAAGTAAACTCTATTGAGAAACCAATGGGAACTATTTGTACAAATGGCACTCATGCACTTGTGAAATCGGTTTTTATTAAAAAATACTATTCAGGCCGTCCAGAGGGGAAAGTAATTTCGGTTGATGAACCAGCAGGAACTGTTACAACCGTAGGAGGTCAAGCAATCGTAACCGCTTCGCATCTTTCTACTTATTACGGCAATTTTGGTTTACACTCAATCGATGCGCCAGCACCAACCATTACCACAAAAGACAGAATTACAAAAGTGGATGTGAATTTTATTGATCAACAATACGGCACAGGTGTAGCGGCTTCAATTGAAAAGCCAATAGGCACACTTACAACTGTTCCAAAGTTTAATTTAGTAAAAGCACAGCAATACATTTTTAATCCTGCTTGGGGCGGCAACAATGGCAGTATTGATGCACCATGTTGCACAGTTGTAGCACGTCAGGACAAAGCACCTTTGTATTTAGTTTCTACAGAATTAGGACAAATTACGATTCCAGTTTACGAAAGCGATTCAGAAACCATGATAAAAATTAAGGAATTCATGGTTTTAAACGGAGTTATTGACATAAAAATGAGAATGCTAAACATTCCAGAACTAAAACAAATACAAGGATTTCCAAAAGATTACAAGTTAATCGGTACACAAACGGAGCAAAAAAAATTCATTGGAAACGCAGTCGAAGTAAATCAGGCAAAAGCATTAATTCAAGCAAACTACAACGCATTACTAAATTATAAACTTTTAAAATCAGCTTAA